From the genome of Papaver somniferum cultivar HN1 chromosome 2, ASM357369v1, whole genome shotgun sequence, one region includes:
- the LOC113353554 gene encoding glutathione hydrolase 3-like, which produces MNQQYFQRKNWCRALCVSIATLTLIFFVGFQVSDDGASSQIFRRSNIEVNHYEKTTTKKTRNDQVVESEYAVVAADDARCSEIGAAMLRQGGHAVDAAVATCLCLGVVYPMSSGIGGGGFMVVQSSSTGKAQAFNSRETAPSAASKDMYANNLMNKSYGALSVGVPGEIAGLHEAWLRYGKLPWAKLFQPSIKLAKEGFVVSPYLEMGINRTGSKILADTIGLGRILAPKGKLLRAGDICYNVKLGRTLEIVAKQGPQAFYNGHLGKKFVKDVKKAGGIITMKDLRDYKVDITDAVSVSVMGFTVLGMPPPSSGTLGLSLVSNILSSYGSLDFLKSPLGLHRFIEALKHMFAIRMNLGDPKFVNITKYEADMVSPSFAAKLRRKIFDNTTFSSGYYLPKWSQLDDHGTTHFCIVDADRNAVSMTSTINSYFGAGLLSPSTGIVLNNEMDDFSAPTEISKNRLPPAPSNFVAPNKRPLSSMTPIIVLKDNQLAGVVGASGGLFIIPAVIQVFLNHFVKGMEPLSAVKQPRVYHQVVPNVVSYENWTVIDGEHIELSNKNKRFLTERNHTLQPQSSGAICQLVMQDLEKPIQKKKGGRKYRNGREEVFHGMLTAVSDPRKNGRPAAV; this is translated from the exons ATGAATCAACAATACTTTCAGAGAAAAAATTGGTGCAGAGCTCTTTGTGTTTCCATTGCTACCTTAACATTAATCTTCT TTGTAGGTTTTCAAGTAAGTGATGATGGTGCTTCTTCGCAAATATTCCGGCGATCAAATATTGAAGTGAACCactatgagaaaaccacgacCAAAAAAACACGGAATGATCAAGTTGTAGAGTCGGAGTATGCAGTTGTCGCGGCAGATGATGCGCGTTGTTCTGAAATTGGCGCCGCAATGTTGAGACAAGGGGGGCACGCTGTTGACGCTGCAGTTGCAACATGTTTGTGTTTGGGCGTTGTGTATCCCATGTcaagtggaataggtggtggtGGGTTCATGGTGGTCCAATCCTCATCCACCGGGAAAGCACAAGCTTTCAATTCTAGAGAGACAGCACCTTCAGCCGCATCAAAG GACATGTATGCAAATAACCTCATGAACAAGTCCTACGGTGCACTGTCCGTCGGTGTTCCGGGCGAGATAGCTGGACTTCACGAAGCATGGTTGAGATATGGAAAATTACCCTGGGCCAAGCTTTTCCAACCCTCCATTAAACTCGCAAAAGAAGGTTTTGTAGTCTCTCCTTATCTCGAAATGGGCATCAATAGAACAGGAAGTAAGATTCTAGCGGATACAATTGGATTAGGAAGAATACTGGCACCAAAAGGAAAATTGTTGCGAGCAGGCGACATATGCTATAATGTAAAACTTGGCCGCACTTTAGAGATAGTTGCAAAACAAGGGCCTCAGGCATTTTATAACGGGCACTTAGGAAAGAAATTTGTTAAGGATGTGAAGAAGGCTGGCGGGATTATAACAATGAAGGATTTGAGGGATTACAAAGTTGATATAACTGATGCAGTGTCTGTTAGTGTCATGGGATTCACCGTACTTGGAATGCCACCTCCTTCAAGTGGTACTCTTGGGCTCTCTCTG GTTTCAAACATTTTGAGTAGCTATGGGTCATTGGATTTTCTAAAAAGTCCGCTGGGTCTTCATCGATTTATCGAAGCGTTGAAGCATATGTTTGCAATTCGAATGAACCTTGGTGATCCAAAGTTTGTGAACATAACAAAATATGAAGCTGATATGGTTTCTCCATCATTTGCTGCGAAACTTCGACGAAAAATATTCGACAATACTACATTTTCTTCCGGATACTACTTGCCAAA ATGGAGTCAGCTAGATGATCATGGAACTACTCATTTCTGCATTGTAGATGCAGACAGGAATGCAGTATCAATGACATCCACCATAAATTCTTATTTTGGAGCCGGTTTACTGTCTCCGTCTACGGGCATTGTTCTCAATAATGAGATGGATGATTTCTCTGCACCTACGGAGATATCCAAAAATAGACTTCCTCCTGCACCATCAAATTTTGTTGCACCAAACAAGAGACCTTTATCTTCTATGACCCCGATTATCGTTCTTAAG GATAATCAATTAGCTGGAGTTGTAGGAGCTAGCGGTGGGCTTTTTATAATTCCTGCCGTTATTCAAGTCTTTCTCAACCATTTTGTCAAAGGAATGGAACCTCTATCCGCTGTAAAACAACCAAGGGTTTACCATCAG GTAGTACCAAATGTGGTATCGTACGAGAATTGGACAGTGATTGATGGCGAACACATTGAGCTCTCAAATAAGAACAAGAGATTTTTGACAGAAAGAAATCATACATTGCAACCTCAGTCGTCCGGAGCTATCTGTCAACTTGTTATGCAAGACCTTGAAAAACCAattcagaagaagaaaggaggaagaaaataTCGTAATGGACGTGAAGAAGTGTTCCACGGAATGCTTACTGCTGTTAGTGATCCGAGGAAAAATGGAAGGCCAGCCGCTGTTTGA